A genomic stretch from Achromobacter spanius includes:
- a CDS encoding sarcosine oxidase subunit gamma, whose product MWTETYLESPLKGLGPVYRTAETADSQRLGLIERPFLDLAVLRGNARSPDFAKALERALGTAPPLAPNTVAHGHRHLLAWMGPDEWWVQSLAPARPALEQALRPALQGLSACVVDVSSGYTVLELSGEHARDVLAKGCPLDLHPRVFGPGQCAQSHYFKAGVMVRALDEGGVEVVVRRSFADYVGRMLLEAGREFQVGPFE is encoded by the coding sequence ATGTGGACTGAAACCTATCTGGAATCGCCCCTGAAGGGGCTGGGTCCCGTTTACCGGACTGCCGAAACGGCAGACTCCCAGCGCCTGGGGCTCATTGAGCGGCCATTCCTGGACCTGGCCGTGCTGCGCGGCAACGCGCGGTCGCCGGACTTCGCGAAGGCGCTTGAACGCGCCCTGGGCACGGCGCCACCGCTGGCCCCCAATACCGTGGCGCATGGCCATCGGCATCTGTTGGCCTGGATGGGCCCGGATGAATGGTGGGTGCAATCGCTGGCGCCCGCGCGCCCCGCGTTGGAGCAAGCGTTGCGTCCGGCGCTACAGGGCTTGTCCGCCTGCGTGGTGGATGTCAGTAGCGGGTACACGGTGCTGGAATTGTCGGGCGAACACGCACGCGACGTGCTGGCAAAAGGCTGCCCGCTGGATCTGCATCCGCGCGTCTTCGGCCCCGGCCAATGCGCGCAAAGCCACTACTTCAAGGCCGGCGTCATGGTGCGCGCGCTTGATGAGGGCGGGGTGGAAGTGGTGGTGCGCCGCAGCTTCGCGGACTATGTCGGCCGCATGCTGCTGGAGGCGGGGCGGGAATTTCAGGTTGGACCGTTTGAATAA
- a CDS encoding helix-turn-helix domain-containing protein, giving the protein MKVSQSSALSPELAQQAAHIGQLLARLRLARHIKQADAAIRAGLSRNTAYRIEKGDPGLAFGQVLRYLDAIAPGATLASLLAETDPALKALQSREATKRVRGLSASELQSLDF; this is encoded by the coding sequence ATGAAAGTATCCCAATCTTCCGCTCTGTCCCCAGAACTTGCCCAGCAGGCGGCCCACATCGGCCAGCTTCTGGCCCGTCTACGACTTGCCCGTCACATCAAGCAGGCAGACGCCGCCATACGCGCCGGCCTGTCTCGCAACACGGCTTACCGGATCGAAAAGGGAGATCCCGGCTTGGCGTTCGGTCAGGTGCTTCGCTACCTGGATGCGATTGCGCCGGGGGCCACTCTGGCGAGCCTGTTGGCAGAGACGGACCCAGCACTCAAGGCGCTGCAGTCGCGCGAGGCGACCAAGCGTGTGCGAGGCCTGTCGGCCTCGGAACTGCAAAGCCTGGACTTTTAA
- a CDS encoding type II toxin-antitoxin system HipA family toxin — MLNGRWVMMIRRFDRYWLGRGAAPQAGSDLSLAPSTSRTERRMPFVSGLTLLGCDESESRTKAYADLAAGIRRHCHPSVIRADNEELFKRMVFNIFVSNDDDHLRNHGFIWDPRLPGWRLSPLYDVLPRPSHATERLLHLEIGPQGRIASIDNALAGCQRFSISKERAGRLIAQVWTVVREWRMSFEQYGVCARECDKIASAFRHLDEVSSAVTRRYLP; from the coding sequence ATGTTGAACGGTCGTTGGGTCATGATGATCCGCCGTTTCGACCGCTATTGGCTTGGCCGGGGAGCGGCGCCGCAGGCGGGTAGCGATCTTTCGCTGGCGCCTTCCACGAGCCGGACTGAGCGTCGGATGCCCTTTGTCAGTGGGCTGACCCTGCTGGGGTGCGACGAGTCAGAATCGCGTACTAAAGCCTACGCCGACCTGGCCGCGGGGATACGCCGGCACTGCCACCCGTCCGTCATCCGCGCCGACAACGAGGAATTGTTCAAGCGCATGGTGTTCAACATCTTTGTGAGTAATGACGACGACCACCTGCGCAACCATGGATTCATCTGGGATCCCCGATTGCCGGGCTGGCGATTAAGCCCTCTTTACGATGTGCTGCCGCGGCCCTCGCATGCCACCGAGCGTCTGCTGCATCTTGAAATCGGACCGCAAGGACGGATCGCATCGATTGACAACGCGCTGGCCGGGTGCCAACGGTTCTCGATCAGCAAGGAGCGTGCAGGCAGGTTGATCGCTCAGGTCTGGACTGTCGTGCGGGAGTGGAGGATGAGCTTCGAGCAGTATGGCGTTTGTGCACGAGAGTGCGACAAGATTGCTTCAGCGTTTCGGCATTTGGACGAGGTAAGCAGCGCCGTGACACGGCGCTATCTTCCCTGA
- a CDS encoding cytochrome b, which yields MHSPPAAPATQATPAYTTAQIALHWLSVSLMSILVLAGELRHLLTAQTGVSMRSVMIVHIGCGMALLVVTLVRTVVRITRRRTVGDGFCMQDACAHAVHLCIYAFIFASCLVGWIIVNAKGLAVPVPFTSLEFPRLVSADPALVATTVWLHNMLTWALYGLLALHIVAALGHHYIVRDDTLARMAWRRPARRLAEPRTTEPKRARAPARTQTAGVHFSKN from the coding sequence ATGCATTCCCCCCCCGCCGCCCCGGCTACACAGGCCACCCCGGCCTATACGACAGCCCAGATCGCGCTGCATTGGCTAAGCGTCAGCTTGATGAGCATCCTGGTTCTTGCAGGTGAATTGCGCCATCTGCTGACGGCACAGACGGGCGTGTCCATGCGCTCGGTGATGATCGTGCACATCGGTTGCGGCATGGCGCTGTTAGTGGTCACGCTGGTGCGGACGGTGGTGCGCATCACGCGCCGCCGCACGGTGGGCGACGGCTTCTGCATGCAGGACGCCTGCGCCCACGCGGTGCATCTGTGCATCTACGCGTTCATCTTCGCGTCGTGTCTGGTGGGCTGGATCATCGTCAACGCCAAGGGCCTGGCCGTGCCCGTGCCCTTCACCAGCCTGGAGTTCCCCCGGCTGGTCTCGGCCGACCCCGCCCTGGTCGCCACCACGGTATGGCTTCACAACATGCTTACCTGGGCGCTGTACGGCCTGCTGGCATTGCACATCGTTGCGGCGCTTGGCCACCATTACATCGTCCGCGACGACACGCTGGCGCGCATGGCCTGGCGCCGCCCGGCGCGCCGGCTTGCCGAACCGCGCACGACTGAACCCAAGCGCGCACGTGCGCCTGCACGCACGCAAACGGCTGGCGTGCATTTTTCAAAAAATTAG
- the gspG gene encoding type II secretion system major pseudopilin GspG encodes MKTLTFRRRLGLQQGFTLLELLVVLLIIALLAGYVGPKLFSQVDRAKVRATQAQMKTLGDALTQYRLDVGSYPTTEQGLESLVKAPQGAPNWHGPYLAKDVPADAWGRPYVLNVPGRSTDAEVVSFGEEGRAGGSGELVYGL; translated from the coding sequence ATGAAGACTCTTACCTTCCGACGCCGTCTTGGCCTGCAACAGGGCTTTACCTTGCTGGAATTGCTGGTCGTGCTGTTGATCATCGCGCTGCTGGCCGGCTATGTCGGCCCCAAGCTGTTCTCTCAGGTCGATCGTGCCAAGGTGCGAGCCACGCAGGCGCAAATGAAGACGCTGGGCGACGCCCTGACGCAATACCGCCTGGATGTGGGCAGCTATCCCACCACCGAGCAAGGCCTGGAATCCTTGGTGAAGGCGCCCCAGGGCGCGCCCAACTGGCATGGCCCGTACCTGGCCAAGGATGTGCCTGCTGATGCGTGGGGTCGTCCGTATGTCTTGAACGTGCCCGGGCGCAGCACGGATGCTGAAGTCGTTTCTTTTGGCGAGGAAGGCCGGGCGGGAGGCAGCGGTGAGCTGGTTTATGGCCTCTAA
- a CDS encoding lytic transglycosylase domain-containing protein, with protein sequence MASKSAAAVLVGMTLSTAAAASCWQQSGDRHGVDPLLLYSIAKVESSLNPRAINNNTNGTQDVGLMQINSIHLPGLAKRGITRQRLLDEPCLSIDVGAEILAGFVKRYGYTWRAVGAYNAGGAANREAARKRYVNRVWQHYLQLSQARDARYRQSQHAER encoded by the coding sequence ATGGCCTCTAAGTCGGCGGCGGCCGTGCTCGTCGGGATGACGTTGTCCACCGCCGCCGCCGCCAGTTGCTGGCAGCAATCGGGCGATCGCCATGGTGTGGACCCGCTGCTGCTGTATTCCATCGCGAAGGTGGAGTCGTCCCTGAACCCTCGCGCCATCAACAACAACACCAACGGCACCCAGGACGTCGGGCTGATGCAGATCAACAGCATCCATCTGCCCGGCCTGGCCAAGCGCGGCATCACACGCCAGCGCTTGCTGGACGAACCCTGTCTGTCCATCGACGTGGGCGCCGAAATCCTGGCGGGCTTCGTCAAGCGCTACGGCTACACCTGGCGCGCGGTCGGGGCGTACAACGCCGGCGGCGCGGCCAATCGCGAAGCGGCACGCAAGCGCTACGTGAACCGCGTGTGGCAACACTATCTGCAACTGAGCCAGGCGCGCGACGCTCGCTATCGCCAGTCGCAGCACGCGGAGCGTTGA
- a CDS encoding type II secretion system F family protein, with protein sequence MNEFRIRLLKQGTLRVHTVRASSENEARAQLSDADGMVLDIQRSAVRRGIKSRGKKAFSLGLLLQELSTLLDAGLALIEALEALSDKAGKGNKALQASLGQLLRSLYQGQPLSKAMEAQPLVYPALLVATVASAEGSGQLPVVLRRYQYYETRIENIRKKVVGALVYPLVVIAVGFGILLFMLFFVVPRFAVVFESMRTLPATAEAMLWWARLVQSDGHLLGAGIGASLLSAALALRTQTVKAALMNLFWRLPKLRDVGNLFVLARFYRTVGLLIEGGTPALQAFELADRILPPAYGERLDLALQELRAGRSVSETLARHGLTTAVAERLLRVGEQSGDLGGMCERIAQFHDGTLDHAIEVFGKVFEPLLMLVVGGLVGAIVILLYMPIFEMAGSLG encoded by the coding sequence ATGAATGAATTCCGGATCCGCTTGCTCAAGCAAGGAACGCTGCGCGTGCACACCGTGCGCGCCTCCAGCGAAAACGAGGCACGCGCGCAGTTGAGCGATGCCGACGGCATGGTTCTGGACATTCAACGTTCGGCCGTGCGCCGTGGCATCAAGTCGCGCGGCAAGAAGGCCTTTTCGCTTGGGCTGCTGCTGCAAGAACTTTCCACGTTGCTGGACGCCGGACTGGCTTTGATCGAAGCGCTTGAGGCGCTAAGCGATAAGGCTGGCAAGGGCAATAAGGCGTTGCAGGCCTCGCTGGGCCAGTTGCTGCGTTCGCTGTATCAGGGCCAGCCGCTGTCCAAGGCGATGGAGGCGCAGCCCCTGGTGTATCCCGCGCTGCTGGTGGCAACCGTGGCGTCGGCCGAAGGCAGCGGGCAATTGCCGGTGGTGCTCAGGCGCTACCAGTACTACGAAACGCGCATTGAAAACATCCGCAAGAAAGTCGTGGGTGCGCTGGTGTACCCGCTGGTGGTGATTGCGGTGGGCTTTGGCATTTTGCTGTTCATGCTGTTCTTTGTCGTGCCGCGCTTTGCGGTCGTGTTCGAAAGCATGCGCACCTTGCCAGCCACGGCCGAGGCCATGTTGTGGTGGGCGCGCCTGGTGCAGTCCGACGGCCATTTGCTGGGCGCGGGCATCGGCGCAAGCCTGCTTTCCGCCGCCTTGGCGCTGCGTACGCAGACGGTGAAGGCGGCGTTGATGAATCTGTTCTGGCGGCTGCCCAAGCTGCGCGACGTGGGCAACCTGTTTGTGCTGGCGCGCTTTTATCGGACGGTGGGCTTGTTGATTGAAGGCGGCACCCCCGCGTTGCAGGCTTTTGAACTGGCCGACCGCATCCTGCCGCCCGCCTATGGCGAACGCCTGGATCTGGCGTTGCAGGAATTGCGGGCCGGACGCAGCGTGTCGGAAACCCTGGCGCGCCATGGCTTGACCACGGCGGTGGCTGAACGGCTGCTGCGCGTGGGCGAGCAAAGCGGGGACCTGGGCGGCATGTGCGAACGCATTGCGCAGTTCCACGATGGCACGCTGGACCACGCCATCGAAGTCTTTGGAAAGGTGTTCGAGCCGCTGCTGATGCTGGTTGTCGGCGGGCTGGTGGGCGCCATCGTGATCTTGCTGTACATGCCCATCTTCGAGATGGCCGGGAGTCTGGGATGA
- a CDS encoding GspE/PulE family protein: MEITTVADEAWCLWRERAAELSLSLADYLDEELARRPQLLPVLAQALGMEPLTAQQCRQATPRFDVLPLADAMACRVAPLQVDNEFLLAMAAPFSRDARLKLQAMLSGHALRFAVCPSGVVDAWLKQAEATERVLDGVAVDMADDSLAKAVESISLASLAKDESPVIRLVNMTLYDGLQSRASDIHLESDEEGLLIRYRIDGVMLRIRKVPGQVTANQVMSRLKVLSSLDIAEKRVPQDGRFKVVLQGREVDFRVSIMPGNHGENAVLRLLDRSQRGDKLSLDTLGFPAETARRIRVLAQLPYGLTLITGPTGSGKSTTLYGALSELNSGDEKLITIEDPVEYEMSGILQIPVNEKKGLTFARGLRSILRHDPDTILVGEIRDAETAAIAVQSALTGHRVLSSVHANDAFSVIDRFLYMDVEPATFLESLNGVVSQRLVRRLCPHCAPPGEARAGPGCEACRHTGFLGRIALAEVLRLDSRMKTALLDRSPERRQEALAQCADYQSMRDAAHEAVAHGLTTYQEVCRAVAME; encoded by the coding sequence ATGGAAATCACGACCGTGGCCGACGAGGCATGGTGTCTGTGGCGCGAGCGCGCAGCGGAGCTGAGCCTGTCCCTGGCCGACTATCTGGACGAGGAACTGGCGCGTCGCCCGCAACTGCTGCCGGTGCTGGCGCAGGCCTTGGGCATGGAGCCCTTGACCGCCCAGCAATGCCGCCAGGCTACGCCGCGCTTTGATGTCCTGCCGCTGGCGGACGCCATGGCGTGCCGCGTGGCGCCCTTGCAGGTGGATAACGAATTCCTGCTGGCCATGGCCGCGCCGTTCTCGCGCGATGCGCGCCTGAAGCTGCAAGCCATGCTGTCCGGCCATGCGCTGCGCTTTGCCGTGTGTCCCTCTGGCGTGGTGGATGCCTGGTTGAAACAGGCGGAAGCCACCGAACGCGTGCTGGACGGCGTGGCCGTGGACATGGCGGACGACTCGCTGGCCAAGGCGGTCGAATCGATTTCATTGGCCTCGCTGGCCAAGGACGAAAGCCCCGTGATCCGCCTGGTGAACATGACGCTCTATGACGGTCTGCAAAGCCGCGCCAGCGATATCCATCTGGAGTCGGACGAGGAAGGGCTGTTGATCCGCTATCGCATCGACGGCGTGATGCTGCGCATCCGCAAGGTGCCGGGGCAGGTCACCGCGAACCAGGTGATGTCGCGTCTGAAAGTGCTGTCCAGCCTGGACATCGCCGAAAAGCGCGTGCCGCAGGATGGCCGCTTCAAGGTGGTGCTGCAAGGGCGGGAAGTGGATTTCCGCGTGTCCATCATGCCGGGCAACCACGGTGAGAACGCCGTGTTGCGTTTGCTGGACCGCTCGCAGCGTGGCGACAAGCTGAGCCTGGATACCTTGGGCTTTCCGGCGGAAACCGCGCGCCGTATCCGTGTGCTGGCGCAATTGCCTTATGGCCTGACGCTGATCACCGGCCCCACGGGCAGCGGCAAGTCCACCACCTTGTATGGCGCCTTGTCGGAGCTGAACAGCGGCGACGAAAAGCTGATCACCATCGAAGACCCGGTGGAATACGAGATGAGCGGCATCCTGCAGATTCCGGTGAACGAGAAGAAGGGTCTGACCTTCGCTCGCGGCCTGCGATCCATCTTGCGCCACGATCCGGACACCATCCTGGTCGGCGAAATCCGCGATGCCGAAACGGCGGCCATCGCCGTGCAATCCGCGTTGACGGGTCACCGCGTGTTGTCGTCGGTACACGCCAACGATGCGTTCAGCGTGATCGACCGCTTTCTGTACATGGATGTGGAACCCGCCACGTTCCTGGAGTCGCTCAATGGGGTCGTGTCGCAGCGCCTGGTGCGGCGCTTGTGTCCGCATTGCGCGCCGCCGGGCGAGGCGCGTGCCGGCCCGGGTTGCGAGGCCTGCCGCCACACGGGGTTCCTGGGCCGCATTGCGCTGGCCGAGGTCTTGCGCCTGGATAGCCGCATGAAGACCGCGCTGCTGGACCGCTCGCCCGAGCGTCGGCAAGAGGCGCTGGCGCAGTGCGCCGATTATCAATCGATGCGCGATGCCGCCCATGAGGCGGTCGCGCACGGACTGACGACTTATCAGGAGGTTTGCCGTGCGGTCGCTATGGAATGA
- a CDS encoding secretin N-terminal domain-containing protein: MIAKPVVLAAFLSLLLGGCAAPESLKRALGGEPASTAERLAAGRAKLDKNPNDIEAGKDVARDGVALSREILQRVRVKMEAGDDEAALQDVLELLTITPGNMRAQQLKTQLEQRVHLNAELAEAVRLQFDHPREALYKVNRILQEQPGFPSAEALRVQLQRRDVGRQSVKPRLADALRKPVTLNFKAQPIVQILDTISLAAGVDFVLDPDVQTSMPASIMARQTTAEDAINLLLRTNQLEKKVLDAHTLLIYPSRPDKDKEYRELMVRVFYLNHADATHVLAALRQISAPKNVHLDERANAVLVRDTPEVMAVVERVVAALDIAQSEVTMDVQVLEVNASDELEIGVDYPSDLRFSILPQGENGRITVGDLLGLNQGKIGVTSRNDLSAALNLLQKRGKTKVLANPKIRVRNMEKASIKIGEKVPVVTTTNANGVVTESVNYQDVGLILQVEPRISLSNEVSVKVSMEVSNLKGEVKTAGGGIVYPMSTRNAETVMTARDGETQVLAGLVNQQQTRSSSGLPGVSVMGWLGSLFGGQKKTDQNTEIVLLLTPHIERSMALPSAADSYFPSGTEARVTVMPMTTQAPPAPAEAPAAADDAPALDAALTKPPF; the protein is encoded by the coding sequence ATGATTGCAAAACCTGTCGTATTGGCCGCGTTCCTCAGCCTGTTGCTGGGTGGATGCGCGGCCCCCGAATCACTCAAGCGCGCGCTGGGCGGTGAGCCCGCGTCGACCGCTGAACGCCTGGCCGCCGGCCGGGCGAAGCTGGACAAGAACCCCAACGATATCGAAGCCGGCAAGGATGTTGCGCGTGATGGCGTCGCGCTGTCGCGCGAGATCCTGCAACGGGTGCGCGTCAAGATGGAAGCGGGCGATGACGAGGCCGCGCTGCAGGACGTGCTGGAGTTGTTGACGATCACCCCCGGCAATATGCGCGCCCAACAGCTCAAGACGCAGTTGGAGCAGCGTGTGCATCTGAACGCCGAGCTGGCCGAAGCGGTCAGGCTGCAATTCGACCACCCGCGCGAGGCGCTCTACAAGGTCAACCGCATCTTGCAGGAGCAGCCGGGGTTTCCGTCGGCCGAAGCGCTGCGCGTGCAACTGCAGCGCCGCGATGTGGGCCGCCAGTCGGTCAAGCCGCGCCTGGCGGATGCACTGCGCAAGCCCGTTACGCTGAATTTCAAGGCGCAGCCCATCGTGCAGATCCTGGACACGATTTCGCTGGCCGCCGGCGTGGACTTCGTGCTGGACCCGGACGTGCAGACCAGCATGCCGGCCAGCATCATGGCTCGGCAGACCACGGCCGAAGACGCCATCAACCTGCTTCTGCGCACCAATCAGCTGGAAAAGAAAGTGCTGGATGCACACACCTTGCTGATCTATCCGTCGCGCCCGGACAAAGACAAGGAATACCGCGAGCTGATGGTGCGCGTGTTTTACCTGAACCACGCGGATGCCACGCATGTGCTGGCCGCGTTGCGGCAGATCAGCGCGCCCAAGAACGTGCATCTGGACGAACGCGCCAATGCGGTGCTGGTGCGCGACACGCCGGAAGTCATGGCGGTGGTGGAGCGCGTGGTGGCGGCGCTGGACATCGCGCAGTCCGAAGTGACGATGGACGTGCAGGTGCTGGAAGTCAACGCCAGCGACGAGCTTGAAATCGGCGTGGACTACCCCAGCGACTTGCGCTTTTCCATTCTGCCGCAGGGCGAAAACGGCAGGATCACGGTGGGCGATCTGCTGGGGCTGAACCAGGGCAAGATAGGCGTGACCAGCCGCAATGACCTGTCGGCGGCGCTGAACCTGCTGCAAAAGCGTGGCAAGACCAAGGTGTTGGCGAACCCGAAGATTCGTGTGCGCAACATGGAAAAGGCCAGCATCAAGATCGGTGAAAAGGTGCCGGTTGTGACGACGACCAATGCCAACGGCGTGGTGACGGAATCCGTGAACTACCAGGACGTGGGCCTGATCCTGCAAGTGGAACCGCGCATCAGCCTGAGTAATGAAGTCAGCGTGAAGGTCAGCATGGAAGTCAGCAACCTGAAGGGCGAGGTCAAGACGGCGGGCGGCGGCATCGTCTACCCGATGAGCACACGCAACGCGGAAACCGTGATGACGGCGCGCGACGGCGAAACCCAGGTGTTGGCCGGCCTGGTGAACCAGCAGCAAACGCGCAGCAGCAGCGGTTTGCCTGGGGTGAGCGTAATGGGCTGGCTGGGCAGCCTGTTCGGTGGCCAGAAGAAGACGGACCAGAACACCGAGATCGTGCTGCTTCTGACGCCGCATATCGAACGCTCGATGGCATTGCCGTCGGCTGCCGACAGCTACTTCCCGTCGGGCACGGAAGCGCGGGTCACCGTGATGCCGATGACCACGCAGGCACCTCCCGCCCCGGCGGAAGCACCGGCCGCGGCGGATGATGCCCCGGCGCTGGACGCGGCGCTGACCAAGCCGCCTTTCTAA
- a CDS encoding type II secretion system protein, which translates to MRKQSGFTLIEMMAAMTLLALLLSVALPFSSLVKQRALERELRQNLHTMRDAIDAYYQASREGKVDKPLDRSGYPPDLESLVKGVQNKTDPNGGMLYFLRRLPADPMCENCENRSAADTWDTRSYDSSADSFSSGRDVFDVRSKSQRRGLNGVPYKDW; encoded by the coding sequence ATGCGGAAGCAATCGGGTTTTACGCTGATCGAGATGATGGCGGCCATGACCTTGCTGGCCCTGCTCTTGAGCGTCGCGCTGCCGTTCTCATCGCTGGTCAAGCAGCGCGCGCTGGAGCGCGAGCTACGCCAGAACCTGCACACCATGCGCGACGCAATCGACGCCTACTACCAGGCCAGCCGCGAGGGCAAGGTCGACAAGCCGCTGGACCGCAGCGGCTACCCCCCCGACCTGGAATCCCTGGTCAAGGGCGTGCAGAACAAGACCGACCCTAACGGCGGCATGCTGTATTTCCTGCGTCGCTTGCCGGCAGACCCCATGTGCGAGAACTGCGAAAACCGCTCGGCGGCCGACACCTGGGACACCCGAAGCTATGACAGTTCGGCCGACTCATTCTCATCGGGCCGTGATGTGTTCGATGTGCGTTCAAAAAGTCAACGTAGAGGTCTCAATGGCGTTCCGTACAAAGATTGGTAA
- a CDS encoding type II secretion system protein produces MAFRTKIGKRRCAGFTLIELMAVMAIIGALMSLVAPSFFKSNDRARETVLRHNLQAIRHALDDYRADHGNNPDSLDALVTNKYLRELPMDPVTGRRDSWLPQTGEAPGVSDVISGAQGRGLDGLDYARW; encoded by the coding sequence ATGGCGTTCCGTACAAAGATTGGTAAGCGCCGCTGCGCCGGCTTTACGCTGATTGAGCTGATGGCGGTCATGGCTATCATCGGCGCGCTGATGTCGCTGGTGGCGCCGTCGTTCTTCAAAAGCAACGACCGCGCGCGCGAAACGGTGCTGCGTCACAACCTGCAGGCGATACGGCACGCGCTGGATGATTACCGCGCGGACCATGGCAACAATCCGGACTCGCTGGACGCCCTGGTTACCAATAAGTATCTGCGTGAATTGCCGATGGACCCCGTGACCGGCCGGCGCGACAGTTGGTTGCCACAAACGGGCGAGGCCCCGGGTGTGAGCGATGTCATCAGCGGCGCGCAGGGCAGGGGGCTGGATGGGCTGGACTATGCGCGGTGGTAA
- a CDS encoding type II secretion system protein, giving the protein MVLTLVMAVATGLTAVVQPWSMQKLRDQEAELLFVGKQFQRALASYYVSGTAPAYPKTMDALLKDDRVSFTRRHLRRLYADPITGGTEWGIVKSPDGGIMGVYSLSERKPIKQDGFDAELGDMSGKSSYQDWKFVFMGVN; this is encoded by the coding sequence ATGGTGTTGACGCTGGTGATGGCGGTGGCGACTGGGCTGACCGCGGTGGTGCAGCCCTGGTCGATGCAGAAGCTACGCGACCAGGAAGCCGAGTTGCTGTTCGTGGGCAAGCAGTTTCAGCGCGCGCTGGCTTCCTATTATGTGTCCGGCACCGCGCCGGCCTATCCCAAAACGATGGACGCGCTGCTCAAGGACGACCGGGTATCGTTCACGCGCCGCCATTTGCGCCGCCTTTATGCCGACCCGATAACCGGCGGCACCGAGTGGGGTATCGTGAAATCACCGGACGGCGGAATCATGGGGGTATATAGCTTGTCGGAACGAAAACCCATCAAACAGGACGGGTTTGATGCGGAACTGGGCGATATGTCGGGGAAATCCAGTTATCAGGATTGGAAGTTTGTCTTCATGGGGGTTAATTAA